One genomic region from Haloterrigena gelatinilytica encodes:
- a CDS encoding transcription factor S: MEFCDECGSMMKADDGRWKCGSCGYTEPKGDADQYVVTDSQEASEIIESSGETSLPETDAHCPECGNDRAHWYMQQIRSADESETRFFICTECEHKWREDDN, from the coding sequence ATGGAATTTTGTGACGAATGCGGTTCGATGATGAAAGCCGACGACGGCCGCTGGAAGTGCGGGAGCTGTGGCTACACGGAGCCGAAAGGCGACGCGGATCAGTACGTCGTGACCGACAGCCAGGAGGCCAGCGAGATCATCGAGTCCTCCGGCGAGACCTCGCTGCCCGAGACCGACGCCCACTGTCCCGAGTGCGGTAACGACCGCGCCCACTGGTACATGCAACAGATCCGCTCGGCCGACGAGTCCGAGACGCGATTCTTCATCTGTACCGAATGCGAGCACAAGTGGCGCGAAGACGATAACTGA
- a CDS encoding DUF7518 family protein, translating to MPNNRVEELESTVAELESTVEGLTDELIEAKERIRVLEAELDAETPTRVPDRRATEGESEPDVDVTAEAEPDEVAEAAADAEADDETTTDEAEDSGSDDIIVA from the coding sequence ATGCCGAATAACCGCGTCGAAGAGCTCGAATCGACGGTTGCGGAACTCGAGTCGACGGTGGAGGGACTGACGGACGAACTGATCGAAGCCAAGGAGCGCATTCGCGTTCTCGAGGCCGAACTCGACGCCGAGACGCCGACGCGCGTTCCCGATCGGCGCGCCACCGAGGGCGAAAGCGAGCCGGACGTCGACGTGACCGCGGAGGCCGAACCGGACGAGGTCGCCGAGGCCGCAGCCGACGCCGAGGCGGACGACGAGACGACGACCGACGAAGCGGAAGACTCAGGTAGCGACGATATTATTGTCGCATAA
- the smc gene encoding chromosome segregation protein SMC, translated as MYIKALVLDNFKSFGRKTKIPFYEDFTVITGPNGSGKSNIIDAVLFALGLARTRGIRAEKLTDLIYNPGHDDGENSGGPREATVEVILDNSDETLTRSQVVNAAGSEDVGDVDEIRIRRRVKETEDNYYSYYYLNDRAVNLSDIQDLLAQAGVTPEGYNVVMQGDVTEIINMTPHARREIIDEIAGVAEFDAKKEDAFEELEVVEERIDEAELRIEEKRDRLDQLADERRQAMRYRRLRREKEEYEGYKKASELEEKRDELADAEETAAELEDELEEFQRELDERQGTVVRLQEDLEDLNAEIERKGEDEQLRIKSEIEEIKGEISRFEDKIEASEAAIEEAESNRREAFVEIDRKQEQIDDLEDEMREHKLEKASLKSEIQDREAERDELEAEIEAVDTEFDELKAELAERKEELEEAKTEKNDLQREQDRLLDEARRRSTEIEEKEAAIEDKREEIPEIESRRSDLERELEKAEKNRENIAGVVDDLKSEKRRIQSDVDELDDEIQAKQQEYAELEANAGESGDTSFGRAVTTILNAGINGVHGAVAQLGSVPGEFAVACETAAGGRLANVVVDDDVVGQQCIDHLKSRNAGRATFLPLTDMSQRRLPSAPSDPGVVDFAYNLVDFDDQFAGVFSYVLGDTLVVEDLETARSYMGDYRMVTLDGDLVEKSGAMTGGSGSGSRYSFTGGGEGQLERVAKQITELQEERESLREELRDVEERLDDARDRKTDATDEVRSIENERENLAEKRETIEAEIEALEDDLDELEDERESVDERMTEISGEIEEKTAAVEEIEADIEELETELEDSKIPELTAQIEALEAEIDDREDQIADLDSKLNELSLEKEYAEDAIEDRHDEIEAAQNRKAEHEEQIEAFEEQIEAKEAKLEDKREAVAELEEELTELKEERSELKDELADARAERDRQQDRVNAVESKLEDCRNRVGDLEWEIESLESEVGDYDPEDVPDHETVLEMIDLLQADMEAMEPVNMLAIDEYDEVKSDLEELEDAKATLVEEAEGIRDRIEQYETQKKATFMDSYDEIAAQFTEIFEKLSEGTGTLHLEDEEDPFDGGLTMKAQPGDKPIQRLDAMSGGEKSLTALAFIFAIQRHNPAPFYALDEVDAFLDAVNAERIGEMVDELADEAQFVVVSHRSAMLDRSERAIGVTMQQDNVSAVTGIDLSDGADASGEEVPVSD; from the coding sequence ATGTATATCAAGGCACTCGTTCTGGACAATTTCAAGAGCTTCGGCCGAAAGACGAAAATTCCGTTCTACGAGGATTTCACGGTTATCACGGGCCCGAACGGCTCGGGCAAGTCGAACATCATCGACGCCGTCCTCTTCGCGCTCGGACTGGCCCGCACCCGCGGGATCCGGGCGGAGAAGCTGACCGATCTCATCTACAATCCCGGTCACGACGACGGCGAGAACTCCGGCGGGCCCCGGGAGGCGACCGTCGAGGTCATCCTCGATAATTCCGACGAGACGCTCACCCGTTCGCAGGTCGTCAACGCCGCCGGGAGCGAGGACGTCGGCGACGTCGACGAGATCCGCATCCGCCGCCGGGTCAAGGAGACCGAGGACAACTACTACTCCTACTACTACCTCAACGATCGCGCGGTCAACCTCTCGGACATTCAGGACCTCCTCGCGCAGGCGGGCGTCACGCCGGAGGGGTACAACGTCGTCATGCAGGGCGACGTCACCGAGATCATCAACATGACGCCCCACGCCCGCCGGGAGATCATCGACGAGATCGCGGGCGTCGCCGAGTTCGACGCGAAGAAGGAGGACGCCTTCGAGGAACTCGAGGTCGTCGAGGAACGCATCGACGAGGCCGAGTTGCGGATCGAAGAGAAACGCGACCGCTTAGACCAGCTCGCCGACGAGCGCCGGCAGGCCATGCGCTACCGCCGCCTGCGCCGCGAGAAGGAGGAGTACGAGGGCTACAAGAAGGCCAGCGAACTCGAGGAGAAACGCGACGAGCTCGCCGACGCCGAGGAGACGGCCGCCGAACTCGAGGACGAACTCGAGGAGTTCCAGCGCGAACTCGACGAGCGCCAGGGAACGGTCGTCCGCCTCCAGGAAGATCTGGAGGATCTCAACGCGGAAATCGAGCGCAAGGGCGAGGACGAACAGCTCCGGATCAAAAGCGAGATCGAGGAGATCAAAGGCGAGATCTCCCGGTTCGAGGACAAGATCGAGGCCAGCGAGGCGGCCATCGAGGAGGCCGAATCGAACCGCCGCGAGGCGTTCGTCGAGATCGACCGCAAGCAGGAACAGATCGACGACCTCGAGGACGAGATGCGCGAGCACAAACTCGAGAAGGCCTCCCTCAAGAGCGAAATTCAGGACCGGGAGGCCGAGCGCGACGAACTCGAGGCCGAGATCGAGGCCGTCGACACCGAGTTCGACGAGCTGAAGGCCGAACTCGCCGAGCGTAAGGAGGAACTCGAGGAAGCGAAGACCGAGAAGAACGACCTCCAGCGCGAGCAGGACCGCCTGCTCGACGAGGCCCGGCGCCGCTCGACCGAAATCGAGGAGAAGGAGGCGGCGATCGAGGACAAACGCGAGGAGATCCCCGAGATCGAGAGCCGGCGCAGCGATCTCGAGCGGGAACTCGAGAAGGCCGAGAAGAACCGCGAGAACATCGCGGGCGTCGTCGACGACCTCAAAAGCGAGAAGCGCCGCATCCAGTCCGACGTCGACGAACTGGACGACGAGATTCAGGCCAAACAGCAGGAGTACGCCGAACTCGAGGCCAACGCGGGCGAGAGCGGCGACACCTCCTTCGGCCGCGCGGTGACGACGATCCTCAACGCGGGGATCAACGGCGTCCACGGCGCCGTCGCCCAGCTGGGGTCGGTGCCGGGCGAGTTCGCCGTCGCCTGCGAGACCGCGGCGGGCGGGCGCCTCGCGAACGTGGTCGTCGACGACGACGTCGTCGGCCAGCAGTGTATCGACCACCTCAAGTCCCGCAACGCGGGGCGGGCGACGTTCCTCCCGCTGACCGACATGAGCCAGCGCCGACTGCCGTCGGCGCCGAGCGATCCGGGCGTCGTCGACTTCGCGTACAACCTCGTCGACTTCGACGACCAGTTCGCCGGCGTCTTCTCGTACGTGCTCGGCGACACTCTCGTGGTCGAGGACTTAGAGACGGCCCGCTCGTACATGGGCGACTACCGCATGGTCACCCTCGACGGCGACTTAGTCGAGAAGAGCGGCGCGATGACCGGCGGCTCCGGCAGCGGCTCGCGCTACTCCTTTACCGGCGGCGGCGAGGGCCAACTCGAGCGCGTCGCCAAGCAGATCACCGAACTCCAGGAGGAGCGCGAGTCCCTCCGCGAGGAGCTGCGGGACGTCGAGGAGCGACTGGACGACGCCCGCGACCGCAAGACCGACGCGACCGACGAGGTGCGCTCGATCGAGAACGAACGCGAGAACCTCGCGGAGAAGCGCGAAACCATCGAGGCCGAGATCGAGGCCCTCGAGGACGACCTCGACGAACTGGAGGACGAACGCGAGTCCGTCGACGAGCGGATGACCGAAATCTCCGGGGAGATCGAGGAGAAGACCGCCGCGGTCGAGGAGATCGAGGCCGACATCGAGGAGCTCGAGACGGAGCTCGAGGACTCGAAGATCCCCGAACTCACCGCCCAGATCGAGGCCCTCGAGGCCGAGATCGACGACCGCGAGGACCAGATCGCCGACCTCGACAGCAAGCTCAACGAGCTGAGCTTGGAGAAGGAGTACGCCGAGGACGCCATCGAGGACCGCCACGACGAGATCGAGGCGGCCCAGAACCGCAAGGCCGAACACGAGGAGCAGATCGAGGCGTTCGAAGAGCAGATCGAGGCGAAGGAAGCGAAACTCGAGGACAAACGCGAGGCCGTCGCGGAGTTAGAGGAGGAGCTCACCGAACTCAAGGAAGAGCGCAGCGAGCTCAAGGACGAACTCGCCGACGCGCGGGCCGAACGCGACCGGCAACAGGATCGGGTCAACGCCGTCGAGAGCAAACTCGAGGACTGTCGCAACCGCGTCGGCGACCTCGAGTGGGAGATCGAGAGCCTCGAATCGGAGGTCGGCGACTACGATCCCGAGGACGTCCCCGACCACGAGACCGTCCTCGAGATGATCGACCTCCTGCAAGCGGACATGGAGGCGATGGAGCCGGTGAACATGCTCGCGATCGACGAGTACGACGAGGTCAAAAGCGACCTCGAGGAACTCGAGGACGCGAAGGCGACGCTGGTCGAGGAGGCGGAGGGGATCCGCGACCGGATCGAACAGTACGAGACCCAGAAGAAGGCGACGTTCATGGACTCCTACGACGAGATCGCCGCGCAGTTTACGGAGATCTTCGAGAAGCTCTCGGAGGGGACCGGCACGCTGCACCTAGAGGACGAGGAGGACCCCTTCGACGGCGGGCTGACGATGAAGGCCCAGCCGGGCGACAAGCCCATTCAGCGACTGGACGCGATGTCCGGCGGCGAGAAGTCCCTGACCGCGCTGGCCTTCATCTTCGCGATCCAGCGGCACAACCCGGCGCCGTTCTACGCCTTAGACGAGGTCGACGCCTTCCTCGACGCCGTCAACGCCGAGCGCATCGGCGAGATGGTCGACGAACTCGCCGACGAGGCCCAGTTCGTCGTCGTCTCCCACCGCTCGGCGATGCTCGACCGTTCCGAGCGGGCGATCGGCGTCACGATGCAACAGGACAACGTCAGCGCCGTCACCGGGATCGACCTGAGCGACGGCGCCGACGCGAGCGGTGAGGAGGTGCCTGTTAGTGACTAG
- a CDS encoding segregation and condensation protein A, producing MSAEGASRESRSDSEKPSGERNGPRGGDRDEFYTDGGRDDIPLNITGHEEREPPDGGSEQSSGDRREPGDRERPGDSSADAAPRDADAESSVLEFSEDETTDAEVDADADEAGDDADDEVEPVELLVQLAKDGEIDPWDIDVVQVTDKFLEALDDADLRTSGRALFYASVLLRMKSDELFATDEPEEEELPPWEAPFADEGAMEPEGDDGGAHPPGFDPVESLEAEMERRLERKQARGKPETLDELVRELRSAERDSWWKESRSYDTSESPQGYDRGVQELDYHANDDFRVDDEPTSDDVTHTTHEEDIEAVIDDVEAELEAQYEAGREEVLYAEIEAVGGTRVMTYLALLFLAHRGRIRLEQDELFGDLWIQNAAAETDANEAIAD from the coding sequence GTGAGCGCCGAAGGCGCGAGCAGGGAGTCGCGAAGCGACTCCGAGAAACCGAGCGGGGAGCGGAACGGCCCGCGAGGCGGTGATCGCGACGAGTTCTATACGGACGGGGGACGGGACGACATCCCCCTGAACATCACCGGACACGAGGAGAGGGAGCCGCCTGACGGCGGCTCCGAACAGTCGAGCGGTGACCGGAGGGAACCGGGAGACCGCGAGCGGCCCGGGGACTCGAGTGCGGATGCTGCCCCTCGAGACGCCGACGCCGAGTCGTCGGTCCTCGAGTTCTCGGAGGACGAGACGACGGACGCCGAGGTCGACGCCGACGCGGACGAAGCGGGCGACGACGCGGACGACGAAGTCGAGCCCGTCGAGTTGCTGGTGCAACTCGCCAAGGACGGCGAGATCGACCCGTGGGACATCGACGTCGTGCAGGTGACGGACAAGTTCCTCGAGGCGTTAGACGACGCCGACCTGCGAACCTCGGGGCGGGCGCTGTTCTACGCGAGCGTCCTCCTGCGGATGAAAAGCGACGAACTGTTCGCCACCGACGAGCCCGAGGAGGAGGAACTGCCGCCGTGGGAGGCCCCCTTCGCCGACGAGGGGGCGATGGAGCCCGAGGGCGACGACGGCGGCGCGCACCCGCCGGGGTTCGACCCCGTCGAGAGCCTCGAGGCGGAGATGGAACGGCGCCTCGAGCGCAAGCAGGCTCGCGGCAAGCCCGAGACGCTGGACGAACTCGTCCGGGAACTGCGGTCGGCCGAACGCGACTCCTGGTGGAAGGAATCGCGCAGTTACGACACGAGCGAGTCGCCCCAGGGGTACGACCGGGGCGTCCAGGAACTCGACTACCACGCCAACGACGACTTCCGGGTCGACGACGAGCCGACCAGCGACGACGTCACCCACACGACCCACGAGGAGGACATCGAGGCCGTCATCGACGACGTCGAGGCCGAACTCGAGGCCCAGTACGAAGCGGGCCGCGAGGAGGTGCTCTACGCCGAAATCGAGGCCGTCGGCGGGACGCGCGTGATGACCTACCTGGCGCTGCTCTTTCTCGCCCACCGCGGCCGGATCCGTCTCGAGCAGGACGAACTGTTCGGCGACCTCTGGATCCAGAACGCCGCCGCGGAGACGGACGCGAACGAAGCGATCGCCGACTGA
- a CDS encoding MATE family efflux transporter, with product MSSGPAPDASNLTDGSLVRPMFELAWPLVVIQLLQVTYNVGDTFWLGALSPDAVGAVSLAFPLLFLVISVGGGFTTAGSILLAQHTGAESGEGGLIAGQTISFISLVAVALGIVGFLATDSMLAALPADPETQTAIIPLAADYLRIFFLGIPFVFGFFVFAALMRGYGNTRAPMRVMVVSVLLNLVIDPLLIFGVGPLPSLGIAGAAVATVISRGLATAIGFYLLYFGDVGPEIRPEHLRPRLEYVAEIVRLGVPTALEQSMSALALVAMTAMVVTFQPAVVAAYGLGNRLISLAFLPAMGMGQATDSIVGQNLGAGKGNRAERATRIAGGTIAGIMAVAALLAALFPEPFVSVFVTAEEAGRAETIAYGSTYLRFAAVGFVFMGVMQVVLGAFRGAGNTKTALVFSVLGLWLVRVPVTYALLFVAEWGPRGIWTGVVAGDIVGAIAAVAWFSRGTWKGSLIDEDEPGEAADGTARATDAE from the coding sequence ATGTCCTCCGGCCCGGCGCCGGACGCGAGCAACCTCACCGACGGGTCGCTCGTCCGGCCGATGTTCGAACTGGCGTGGCCGCTCGTGGTCATCCAGTTGTTGCAGGTCACCTACAACGTCGGCGACACCTTCTGGCTCGGCGCGCTCTCGCCCGACGCCGTCGGCGCGGTGAGCCTCGCCTTTCCGCTCCTCTTTCTGGTGATCTCCGTCGGCGGCGGCTTCACGACCGCGGGCTCGATCCTGCTCGCCCAGCACACCGGCGCCGAGAGCGGCGAGGGCGGCCTGATCGCCGGCCAGACGATCTCGTTTATCTCGCTCGTCGCGGTCGCGCTCGGCATCGTCGGCTTCCTCGCGACGGACTCGATGCTGGCCGCGTTGCCCGCCGATCCTGAGACCCAGACCGCGATCATCCCGCTGGCCGCCGACTACCTGCGCATCTTCTTCCTCGGGATCCCCTTCGTGTTCGGCTTCTTCGTCTTCGCCGCGCTCATGCGGGGGTACGGCAACACCCGCGCGCCGATGCGGGTGATGGTCGTCAGCGTCCTGCTCAACCTCGTCATCGATCCGCTGTTGATCTTCGGCGTCGGGCCGCTGCCCAGCCTCGGGATCGCCGGCGCGGCCGTCGCGACCGTCATCTCGCGGGGGCTGGCGACGGCCATCGGCTTCTACCTGCTGTACTTCGGCGACGTCGGCCCGGAGATCCGCCCGGAACACCTCCGGCCCCGGCTCGAGTACGTCGCCGAGATCGTTCGGCTGGGCGTCCCGACCGCACTCGAGCAGTCGATGTCGGCGCTGGCGCTGGTGGCGATGACGGCGATGGTCGTCACCTTCCAGCCGGCGGTCGTCGCGGCCTACGGACTGGGCAATCGGCTGATCTCGCTGGCCTTCCTGCCGGCGATGGGGATGGGACAGGCGACGGACTCGATCGTCGGCCAGAACCTGGGCGCGGGGAAGGGCAACCGCGCCGAGAGAGCGACGCGGATCGCCGGCGGCACCATCGCGGGGATCATGGCCGTCGCGGCGCTGCTGGCCGCGCTCTTCCCGGAACCGTTCGTCTCGGTGTTCGTGACTGCCGAGGAGGCGGGTCGCGCGGAGACGATCGCCTACGGCTCCACCTACCTCCGGTTCGCCGCGGTCGGCTTCGTCTTCATGGGCGTCATGCAGGTCGTGCTGGGCGCCTTCCGCGGCGCCGGCAACACGAAGACCGCGCTGGTCTTCTCCGTGCTGGGGCTGTGGCTCGTCCGCGTGCCCGTGACCTACGCCCTGCTGTTCGTCGCCGAGTGGGGGCCGCGGGGGATCTGGACCGGCGTCGTCGCCGGCGACATCGTCGGCGCTATCGCCGCCGTCGCGTGGTTCTCGCGAGGCACGTGGAAGGGATCGCTGATCGACGAGGACGAACCGGGCGAGGCGGCGGACGGGACGGCCCGAGCGACCGACGCCGAGTGA
- a CDS encoding sporulation protein, protein MKRLLSSLGIGAATVDTILPTTLTAGQTVDARVDVTGGNDAQEVDGIYFALETRYETDESARTGTIDSFRIADPFTIEPGEDRSFSVSIDVPYHTPVTMGKTEVWLDTGLDIDWAVDPDDTDPVEIEPDPLRRTLFDAVESLGFTLRTANCEASESLFSNHRFVQEFEFVPRSGPFAGELDELEIVPLPEGDDFDLLVEVDRRGGLLAEHFDADESHERLSLDATTTDLERRLRSTIERNL, encoded by the coding sequence ATGAAACGTCTCCTCTCGAGCCTCGGTATCGGGGCTGCAACGGTCGATACGATCCTTCCGACGACGCTCACCGCGGGCCAAACCGTCGACGCGCGCGTCGACGTCACCGGCGGAAACGACGCGCAGGAAGTCGACGGCATCTACTTCGCGCTCGAGACGCGCTACGAGACCGACGAGAGCGCGCGGACGGGGACGATCGATTCGTTCCGCATCGCGGATCCGTTCACGATCGAACCCGGCGAGGACAGGTCGTTCTCCGTGTCGATCGACGTGCCCTACCACACGCCCGTGACGATGGGAAAGACGGAGGTCTGGCTCGACACCGGCCTCGACATCGACTGGGCCGTCGATCCGGACGACACCGATCCCGTCGAAATCGAGCCGGATCCGCTCCGGCGGACGCTGTTCGACGCCGTCGAGTCGCTCGGATTCACGCTCCGAACTGCAAACTGCGAGGCCAGCGAGTCGCTGTTCTCGAACCACCGGTTCGTCCAGGAGTTCGAGTTCGTCCCCCGATCGGGTCCGTTCGCCGGCGAGCTGGACGAACTCGAGATCGTTCCGCTGCCGGAGGGCGACGACTTCGACCTGCTGGTCGAGGTCGACCGCCGCGGCGGCCTGCTGGCCGAACACTTCGACGCCGACGAGAGCCACGAGCGCCTCTCGCTCGACGCGACGACGACCGACCTCGAACGCCGGCTGCGCTCGACGATCGAGCGCAATCTCTGA
- a CDS encoding class I SAM-dependent methyltransferase yields the protein MVDKDVVRRGYDELAETYAAERSETDRERAALEAFFESLPASPTLLDAGCGQGTPVLRRGSEDGGAAAVGVDFSREQLELAAANAPIASLVRGDLTDLPVRDGTFDAVIALHSLIHVPVDDHRTVLEEFARVLRPGGRVLVSEGLEEWRGENPDWLETGVEMQWHVAGAATRTQLRETGFEIVDERGVSGTLREDERWVYVAGRLEK from the coding sequence ATGGTCGACAAGGACGTCGTCCGCCGGGGATACGACGAACTGGCGGAAACGTACGCCGCCGAACGGTCAGAGACGGATCGCGAGCGGGCGGCCCTCGAGGCGTTTTTCGAATCGCTGCCGGCGTCGCCGACGCTTCTCGACGCCGGTTGCGGGCAGGGGACACCGGTTCTGCGGCGGGGAAGCGAGGACGGAGGCGCAGCGGCTGTCGGCGTCGATTTCTCTCGGGAGCAACTCGAACTGGCAGCGGCGAACGCACCGATAGCGTCGCTCGTTCGGGGGGACCTGACGGATCTGCCCGTTCGCGACGGGACCTTCGATGCCGTAATCGCCCTCCACTCCCTGATTCACGTGCCCGTCGACGACCACCGGACGGTCCTCGAGGAGTTCGCGCGGGTCCTGCGGCCCGGCGGGCGGGTGCTGGTCTCCGAGGGACTGGAGGAGTGGCGCGGCGAGAACCCTGACTGGCTCGAGACCGGGGTCGAAATGCAGTGGCACGTGGCCGGTGCGGCGACGCGAACGCAGTTGCGCGAAACGGGGTTCGAAATCGTCGACGAGCGAGGAGTCTCCGGGACGCTCCGCGAGGACGAACGCTGGGTATACGTCGCGGGGCGACTCGAGAAGTAG
- a CDS encoding phosphoribosyltransferase has translation MSDLPDDFDCTITTWEYIYGLCRDVSDEVRDDEFDPDVVVALARGGWFAGRCLCDFLGLDDLTSLKMEHYVGAAEKSDEPSVRYPMPEGSVEGKDVLIIDDIADTGGSIERAYEYVTDRDAGEVRTATLQLLGTSEYQPDYVGEHLEEWTWIVYPWNFIEDMVDLVSSVMEQADQESFTQEEIRHYLAEFHGIDRIEMEIAQPDRIPEVLTEMERRDVLESAGPGEWTLAAD, from the coding sequence ATGTCCGACTTACCGGACGACTTCGACTGTACGATCACTACCTGGGAGTACATCTACGGCCTCTGTCGCGACGTCAGCGACGAGGTCCGCGACGACGAGTTCGACCCGGATGTCGTCGTCGCGCTGGCCCGGGGCGGCTGGTTCGCGGGTCGGTGTCTCTGTGATTTCCTCGGACTGGACGATCTGACGAGCCTGAAGATGGAACACTACGTCGGGGCCGCCGAGAAGAGCGACGAGCCGTCCGTTCGGTACCCGATGCCCGAGGGCAGCGTCGAGGGGAAGGACGTGCTGATCATCGACGACATCGCCGACACCGGCGGCTCCATCGAGCGCGCCTACGAGTACGTCACCGACCGCGACGCCGGCGAGGTCCGCACGGCGACGCTGCAGTTGCTCGGCACCAGCGAGTACCAGCCCGACTACGTCGGCGAACACTTAGAGGAGTGGACCTGGATCGTCTACCCCTGGAACTTCATCGAGGACATGGTCGACCTCGTCTCCAGCGTCATGGAGCAGGCCGATCAGGAGTCGTTCACCCAGGAGGAGATCCGACACTATCTCGCCGAGTTCCACGGGATCGACCGCATCGAGATGGAAATCGCCCAGCCCGACCGCATCCCCGAGGTGCTGACCGAGATGGAGCGACGCGACGTCCTCGAGTCGGCCGGCCCGGGCGAGTGGACGCTGGCCGCCGACTGA
- a CDS encoding HalOD1 output domain-containing protein — MATEHHRNDIGGNSSTNEQTYVFSPEKAPSLAVVDAVASASETDPTALPPLYDAIEPDALDATFESSQPGATRRVSFSYNGFDVTVDGGPAVTVSLE, encoded by the coding sequence ATGGCGACGGAACACCATCGAAACGATATCGGGGGGAACAGTTCGACGAACGAGCAGACGTACGTCTTCTCGCCAGAGAAGGCGCCGTCGCTCGCCGTGGTCGATGCCGTCGCATCCGCGTCGGAAACCGATCCCACGGCGCTCCCGCCGCTGTACGACGCGATCGAACCCGACGCGCTCGACGCGACGTTCGAGTCGTCGCAACCGGGGGCGACGCGACGCGTTTCGTTTTCCTACAACGGGTTCGACGTTACCGTCGACGGCGGGCCGGCCGTCACGGTCTCGCTCGAGTAA
- the thiC gene encoding phosphomethylpyrimidine synthase ThiC codes for MARTQIEAAREGTVTDAMERVAERENRDPEFVRKRVADGQAVIPANVNHESLDPMIIGREFATKVNANIGNSEETSDLETELEKLHTAVHYGADTVMDLGTGSDLDEIRETHVEHSPVPLGTVPLYEAVKRAGGPEELTKDLLLEVIEKQAEQGVDYMTIHAGILAEHLPLTDGRKTGIVSRGGSIMASWMESHGEQNPLFQVYDEICEIFAEHDVTFSLGDSLRPGCLADACDEAQYAELDTLGELTRRAWEYDVQVMVEGPGHVPMHKVAENVERQQEVCDGAPFYVLGPLVTDVAPGYDHITSAIGAAMAAQAGAAMLCYVTPKEHLGLPDEEDVRDGLAAYRIAAHAGDVGNERPGARDWDDALSEARYEFDWREQFGLALDPDRAREYHDQTLPGDNYKEARFCSMCGAEFCSMRIDQDAREGGEMASLTSDEDGGTDLESSPAAEVNRPPVGTHESGESPSVDDGERVEQPGDD; via the coding sequence ATGGCGCGAACCCAGATCGAAGCCGCCCGCGAGGGGACGGTCACCGACGCGATGGAACGAGTCGCCGAGCGCGAGAACCGCGACCCGGAGTTCGTCCGAAAGCGGGTCGCCGACGGACAGGCAGTGATTCCGGCGAACGTCAACCACGAGTCGCTCGACCCGATGATCATCGGCCGCGAGTTCGCGACGAAGGTCAACGCGAACATCGGCAACAGCGAGGAGACCAGCGACCTCGAGACGGAACTCGAGAAGCTCCACACCGCGGTCCACTACGGCGCGGACACGGTGATGGACCTCGGCACCGGGAGCGACTTAGACGAGATTCGGGAGACCCACGTCGAACACTCGCCGGTGCCCCTCGGAACGGTGCCGCTGTACGAAGCCGTCAAGCGAGCCGGAGGACCCGAGGAGCTTACCAAAGACCTGCTGCTCGAGGTCATCGAGAAACAGGCCGAGCAGGGCGTCGACTACATGACGATCCACGCCGGCATCCTCGCCGAACACCTGCCGCTGACCGACGGCCGGAAGACGGGCATCGTCTCGCGGGGCGGGTCGATCATGGCCTCGTGGATGGAGTCCCACGGCGAGCAGAACCCGCTCTTTCAGGTGTACGACGAGATCTGCGAGATCTTCGCCGAACACGACGTCACCTTCAGCCTCGGCGACAGCCTCCGGCCGGGCTGTCTGGCCGACGCCTGCGACGAGGCCCAGTACGCGGAGCTCGACACGCTCGGCGAACTCACCCGCCGCGCTTGGGAGTACGACGTCCAGGTGATGGTCGAGGGGCCGGGTCACGTCCCCATGCACAAGGTCGCGGAGAACGTCGAGCGCCAACAGGAGGTCTGTGACGGCGCTCCCTTCTACGTCCTCGGCCCGCTGGTGACCGACGTCGCACCGGGCTACGACCACATCACGAGCGCCATCGGCGCCGCGATGGCCGCGCAAGCGGGGGCGGCGATGCTCTGTTACGTCACGCCCAAAGAGCACCTCGGCCTGCCCGACGAGGAGGACGTCCGCGACGGCCTCGCGGCCTACCGGATCGCGGCCCACGCGGGCGACGTCGGCAACGAACGGCCGGGCGCACGCGACTGGGACGACGCCCTCTCGGAGGCCCGCTACGAGTTCGACTGGCGCGAGCAGTTCGGCCTCGCGCTCGATCCCGACCGCGCCCGCGAGTACCACGACCAGACGCTGCCCGGCGACAACTACAAGGAGGCCCGCTTCTGCTCGATGTGCGGCGCCGAGTTCTGCTCGATGCGGATCGATCAGGACGCCCGTGAGGGCGGGGAGATGGCGTCGCTGACGAGCGACGAGGACGGCGGCACCGACCTCGAGTCCTCGCCGGCCGCCGAGGTCAACCGACCGCCCGTGGGGACCCACGAGTCCGGCGAGTCGCCGTCGGTCGACGACGGCGAGCGGGTCGAGCAGCCGGGCGACGACTGA